From Corynebacterium sp. BD556, the proteins below share one genomic window:
- a CDS encoding MFS transporter: MPMINRLRYLCIMIGGFLGPFAGQSLAVVLPEFAADFGISLHLASLTMTAYLLPFAIMMLFSTYLVRQRSPSHVVRVAYAVIAVASVALVFSPVWWVFLVAYVLAALSNAFTAPLLQLVLRHITPDNQLGKALGTYAAMQSFGMFSAPLVAGATVSVGSWRWMYVLLLVFAVLIVGVGLPYVPPPGSARGPRVLSWRALRGCLTLLSIGVGVIGLSFLVALHVGTLFDAPPLTRGFIVMFGGLSAFLLARPVGALADRFGLRPVVVVSLLVAAVGVCGVALSPWMAAIAVLWGVAVLAAQGVQVGVNMLVLSTPGGGQMLSTIQSFRFFGSALTPIVILPLYTASPLLAFGAAAVVLCAAAALNITELRR; encoded by the coding sequence ATGCCAATGATCAACCGCCTGCGCTACCTGTGCATCATGATCGGCGGCTTCCTCGGGCCCTTCGCCGGCCAGTCGCTCGCCGTGGTGCTCCCGGAGTTCGCCGCTGACTTTGGGATCTCCCTGCATTTGGCGTCGCTGACGATGACGGCCTACCTGCTGCCCTTCGCTATTATGATGCTGTTTTCCACCTATTTGGTGAGGCAGCGTTCGCCCTCCCACGTGGTGAGGGTGGCCTACGCGGTGATCGCGGTGGCGTCGGTGGCGTTGGTGTTTTCCCCGGTGTGGTGGGTGTTCCTGGTGGCTTACGTCCTCGCGGCGCTATCTAATGCGTTTACCGCGCCGCTGCTGCAACTGGTGCTGCGCCACATCACCCCAGATAACCAACTGGGCAAGGCGCTGGGCACGTATGCGGCGATGCAGTCCTTTGGCATGTTTTCTGCCCCGTTGGTGGCGGGGGCGACGGTGTCTGTGGGTTCGTGGCGGTGGATGTACGTGCTCCTTTTGGTGTTCGCGGTGCTGATCGTGGGCGTGGGCCTGCCGTATGTGCCGCCGCCGGGTAGCGCCCGTGGCCCTCGGGTGTTGTCGTGGCGGGCGCTGCGCGGCTGTTTGACACTGTTGTCGATCGGTGTGGGTGTGATCGGCCTTTCTTTCCTTGTCGCCTTGCACGTCGGCACGCTTTTCGACGCCCCACCGCTGACCCGAGGTTTCATCGTCATGTTCGGTGGGCTGAGCGCTTTCCTTTTGGCCCGCCCCGTCGGCGCTTTGGCGGATCGTTTCGGCCTCCGCCCGGTGGTGGTGGTTTCCCTGCTCGTCGCTGCGGTTGGAGTGTGCGGTGTTGCGCTGAGCCCCTGGATGGCGGCGATCGCCGTTTTGTGGGGTGTGGCGGTGCTGGCCGCCCAAGGCGTGCAAGTGGGTGTCAACATGCTGGTGTTATCCACTCCGGGTGGGGGCCAGATGTTGTCGACTATTCAGTCCTTCCGCTTCTTCGGCAGCGCCCTGACTCCCATAGTGATCTTGCCGCTCTACACGGCCTCTCCCCTTCTCGCCTTCGGCGCCGCCGCGGTCGTGTTGTGTGCGGCGGCGGCGCTTAACATAACCGAACTGCGCCGGTGA
- a CDS encoding transposase: MFQTIFQQPDANNVRHHARDVVEFCQQRFPHVADYLEESLGDLLAFTHGPKPENSVDENLITPPHRLVEQKGTSPVSCPTSTTPSCICSRR, translated from the coding sequence ATGTTTCAGACGATCTTCCAGCAACCCGACGCTAACAACGTACGCCACCATGCCCGGGATGTCGTTGAGTTCTGCCAGCAGAGGTTCCCGCATGTGGCAGATTACCTGGAGGAATCCTTAGGAGATCTGTTGGCGTTTACCCACGGCCCGAAACCCGAAAACAGTGTGGACGAAAATCTAATCACACCACCCCACCGACTGGTTGAACAGAAAGGTACGTCGCCGGTGTCTTGCCCGACCTCGACAACGCCGTCGTGCATTTGCTCAAGGCGCTAA
- a CDS encoding ATP-binding protein, whose translation MTDLDETTWAQLRALRLSTFAEVYFDLVTSDEYAKELPEDIFLAAAEILAQRRTERNIAKAIAQAKFRYPHASLAEITNPEERGIDTRQLTRIAKTNWRENPTNLHLLAPAGTGKTYIACALGIAACQAGYCVMYFRLDQLASKLAAFPPTDKSYEEEMRKITNVDVLIIDDFLTLELDSRGQDDLTKIIFDREGRLPTIISSQSSAGYWLKALPNRVGADCLVSRISSGRHLEIGDFDMRKHLATIRNTTET comes from the coding sequence ATGACTGACCTGGATGAGACTACCTGGGCACAATTGCGTGCCCTCCGGCTTTCAACCTTTGCCGAAGTCTACTTCGACCTCGTCACCAGCGACGAATATGCCAAGGAACTCCCCGAGGACATCTTCCTCGCAGCAGCTGAGATCCTGGCGCAACGACGAACCGAACGCAACATTGCCAAAGCCATCGCACAGGCAAAATTCCGCTACCCCCACGCCAGCCTCGCTGAAATCACCAACCCCGAAGAAAGAGGTATCGACACCAGACAGCTGACGCGGATTGCGAAAACAAACTGGCGGGAAAACCCCACAAACCTACACCTGCTCGCACCTGCCGGCACAGGCAAAACCTACATCGCTTGCGCGCTCGGAATCGCCGCATGCCAAGCCGGGTACTGCGTGATGTACTTCCGCCTTGATCAACTGGCTTCAAAGCTAGCGGCCTTCCCACCCACGGATAAGTCCTACGAAGAGGAAATGAGAAAGATCACGAACGTCGATGTCCTCATCATCGACGACTTTCTCACCCTAGAACTAGACTCCCGAGGACAAGACGACCTAACCAAGATCATATTCGACAGAGAAGGTCGGCTTCCGACCATCATCTCATCGCAATCAAGCGCAGGCTACTGGCTCAAAGCACTACCCAACCGGGTAGGAGCCGACTGCCTAGTCAGCAGAATCAGCAGCGGTCGCCACCTCGAAATCGGAGACTTCGACATGCGCAAGCATCTCGCAACAATCCGCAACACCACAGAAACCTAA
- a CDS encoding N-6 DNA methylase produces MNNPMPAVEQLVKSKQRVADHGEVFTPAHIVEAMLDLVKDESERIDSRFLEPACGEGAFLCQVLVRKLATVQDKYGRSEFERRHYAILALMCIYGIELLEDNAQLCRDNLADIFTQFINDPNDTIWEAVARRVLAVNIVQADALTMKRPDGTHVTFPEWGYVGKGKFQRRDFQYSKLTQRSSFAGTLFAELDDDDIFRPHKEYKPMSVAEIAEGRR; encoded by the coding sequence ATGAATAATCCAATGCCAGCAGTCGAGCAGTTGGTAAAGTCTAAACAGCGCGTCGCGGATCACGGCGAAGTTTTCACACCCGCTCACATCGTCGAAGCGATGCTCGACCTAGTCAAGGATGAATCTGAGCGGATTGACTCCCGATTCCTCGAACCGGCTTGCGGCGAAGGCGCGTTCCTCTGCCAGGTACTGGTGCGCAAGCTCGCCACGGTGCAGGACAAGTATGGCAGAAGCGAGTTCGAACGCCGCCATTATGCAATTCTCGCCCTCATGTGCATTTACGGCATTGAACTCCTTGAAGACAACGCCCAACTGTGCCGAGACAACCTCGCGGATATTTTCACCCAGTTCATTAACGACCCGAACGACACCATCTGGGAAGCTGTTGCGCGGAGAGTGTTGGCCGTCAACATCGTGCAGGCCGATGCCTTGACCATGAAGCGCCCCGATGGCACGCACGTGACTTTTCCTGAGTGGGGCTACGTCGGTAAAGGCAAGTTCCAACGCAGGGACTTCCAGTACAGCAAACTCACCCAACGCAGTTCCTTCGCTGGCACGCTATTTGCAGAACTCGACGATGACGACATATTCAGGCCACACAAAGAATACAAACCGATGAGCGTCGCGGAAATCGCAGAAGGGAGGCGATGA
- a CDS encoding DUF5129 domain-containing protein: MAYGKEIKEFAAVIGAATLIALGVGGAVAANFEVPAAEEVAVSAATQAPRLQISDPHNQLSPEDAARLERDASQLTFSDTVTTVHFLVFGDSRDNLNDTVEEYVRAHHPEAIGPEKFADGVLILSVATDKRNVGVYGGEDVDKQIKLRERVDEINEAMKPGMRDNNIPAGFIAGLRTAASPEKVQDHAISSAKSNRTSASAGIGSVSGIVSLAGGFIALSMRTKRRKAIDKAREQHALITREYAELGQRLDSIDIRANSLSSAFVDQQMRHDWAEVRERFLKLHDSVSGAAGVGSVDPNDDKQLYNNRAMLDRAYLTTTQVSNAEDNINRIFAVENGDEDARRFELSSLRKDIKTAVVDVHDETLRNRLIGLETQVEEMDRNPGAPGFVADYVRLLDDYGVLMQAVKQREFSDVKEHNALERPRIWDSGYYYPNYVPYVVLSNWHTSNVQAEQAAQVQATSSSNTSFSSGFSGAGGSSGY, encoded by the coding sequence ATGGCTTACGGCAAAGAGATCAAAGAGTTCGCAGCGGTTATCGGCGCTGCAACGCTCATCGCCCTCGGCGTCGGCGGTGCGGTAGCCGCCAACTTCGAGGTACCCGCCGCCGAAGAAGTCGCGGTTTCTGCGGCAACGCAGGCCCCGCGCCTGCAAATCAGCGACCCCCACAACCAACTCAGCCCCGAAGATGCCGCCCGCCTGGAGCGAGACGCCTCCCAGCTCACCTTCTCCGACACAGTCACAACCGTCCACTTCCTCGTCTTTGGCGATTCCCGCGACAACCTCAACGACACCGTCGAGGAATACGTGCGCGCACACCACCCGGAAGCGATCGGCCCAGAAAAATTCGCCGACGGCGTCCTCATCCTCAGCGTTGCAACCGACAAGCGCAACGTGGGCGTGTACGGCGGGGAGGACGTCGACAAGCAAATCAAGCTGCGCGAACGCGTCGACGAGATCAACGAAGCGATGAAACCCGGCATGCGCGACAACAACATCCCCGCCGGGTTCATTGCCGGGCTGCGCACCGCCGCAAGCCCCGAGAAGGTGCAGGACCACGCTATATCCTCCGCGAAAAGCAACCGCACAAGCGCCAGCGCAGGCATCGGAAGTGTCTCCGGCATCGTTTCCTTGGCCGGAGGATTCATCGCCCTAAGCATGCGCACCAAACGCCGCAAAGCGATCGACAAAGCACGCGAACAGCACGCCCTGATCACCCGCGAATACGCAGAACTCGGGCAGCGCCTCGACAGCATCGACATCCGCGCTAACTCTTTGAGCTCAGCCTTCGTCGACCAACAAATGCGCCACGACTGGGCCGAAGTACGCGAGCGCTTCTTGAAACTGCACGACAGCGTCTCCGGCGCCGCAGGGGTGGGAAGCGTCGACCCAAACGACGACAAACAGCTCTACAACAACCGCGCAATGCTCGACCGCGCCTACCTCACCACCACCCAAGTCAGCAACGCCGAAGACAACATCAACCGCATTTTCGCCGTAGAAAACGGCGACGAAGATGCCCGCCGTTTCGAACTAAGCAGCCTGCGCAAAGACATCAAGACAGCGGTGGTCGACGTGCACGACGAGACACTGCGCAACCGCCTGATCGGCCTTGAAACCCAGGTGGAAGAAATGGACCGAAACCCCGGCGCGCCGGGGTTCGTGGCCGACTACGTGCGCCTTCTCGACGATTACGGCGTACTCATGCAGGCAGTTAAACAGCGCGAGTTCAGCGACGTGAAGGAACACAACGCGCTAGAGCGCCCCCGCATTTGGGATAGCGGCTACTACTACCCCAACTACGTGCCCTACGTTGTTCTCAGCAACTGGCACACCTCCAACGTGCAAGCCGAGCAGGCCGCCCAAGTTCAGGCCACCTCCAGCTCGAACACGTCGTTTAGCTCCGGCTTCTCCGGCGCCGGCGGCTCCAGCGGGTACTAA
- a CDS encoding transposase — translation MMKKFKKHTPEQIVVKLEKATKLKAEGKTNADVARQLQISEATLARWSKTYGQMDRTQARELKALRDENAKLKKLLGEAELEKAALKELAEGNF, via the coding sequence ATGATGAAGAAGTTTAAGAAACACACCCCGGAACAGATTGTGGTCAAGCTCGAGAAAGCTACCAAGCTCAAGGCGGAAGGTAAGACCAACGCCGATGTGGCTCGTCAGCTACAGATCAGTGAGGCAACTCTTGCTCGGTGGTCGAAGACGTACGGGCAGATGGACCGAACTCAAGCCAGGGAGCTTAAAGCGCTGCGTGATGAAAACGCCAAGCTCAAGAAGTTGTTGGGCGAAGCCGAGTTGGAGAAGGCTGCGCTCAAGGAGTTGGCTGAGGGAAACTTCTAA
- a CDS encoding transposase produces MAEFKGIMAMRLEGKSYGDIASALGCSNRDIARVITVINSYGITAESFTRLSPEFFDEHFPDGRRARKASYVQPDYKALAAKLAKNKHLTRFILWEKYYSSPAEPGMLKYQYTQFCDGFAAYIKTHGLSEVIEHEPGEELYVDWAGDKFAITDPATGRTAFHASIFVAVCPYSGLLFAKATRNEKMANWIDCHVATLDYLGARTCDNRS; encoded by the coding sequence ATGGCTGAATTCAAAGGGATCATGGCGATGCGACTCGAAGGTAAAAGCTATGGCGACATTGCTTCTGCGTTGGGGTGCTCTAATCGCGATATCGCTCGCGTGATCACTGTCATCAACTCCTACGGGATCACGGCAGAATCCTTTACCAGGCTGTCTCCGGAGTTCTTTGATGAACATTTCCCTGACGGGCGCCGAGCGCGCAAAGCTTCGTATGTCCAGCCGGATTACAAAGCTCTAGCGGCCAAGCTTGCAAAGAACAAGCATCTGACCAGGTTCATTCTGTGGGAGAAATACTATTCTTCACCGGCGGAACCTGGGATGCTGAAGTACCAGTACACCCAGTTTTGTGATGGTTTTGCTGCCTATATCAAGACTCACGGGCTTTCTGAAGTCATCGAGCACGAGCCGGGTGAGGAACTGTATGTCGATTGGGCTGGTGACAAGTTCGCTATCACCGATCCTGCTACCGGTAGGACCGCGTTTCACGCGTCGATCTTCGTCGCGGTGTGTCCGTATTCAGGGCTGTTGTTTGCAAAGGCCACTCGAAACGAGAAAATGGCGAACTGGATTGACTGCCACGTCGCTACTTTGGATTACTTAGGGGCACGGACCTGCGATAATCGTTCCTGA
- a CDS encoding helix-turn-helix domain-containing protein — MTKDNFRLTTCLSTAIIAKINKKRNAPFDVLRRISESISCRPKDFLETIDE; from the coding sequence ATGACCAAAGATAACTTTCGCCTGACCACTTGTCTATCGACAGCAATAATCGCCAAGATAAACAAGAAGCGAAACGCACCTTTCGATGTACTACGTCGCATCAGTGAATCGATCAGTTGCCGCCCCAAGGACTTTCTGGAGACCATCGATGAATAA
- a CDS encoding Mu transposase domain-containing protein — protein sequence MPTRPAKPRDKAAVERAVKTVYSLVLGYFDNQCFYSLEELNEAISRRVDDINEVRARTDGVTRRDLFDADERPLMRALPDDRFTEVLWRSLKVDRSWHVTCDYQYYSVPFTLVGKMVRARLTQSIVSIFYNDELVAEHPRLHGFRYRYSSDPAHSPDGSSTSKAYTRDELLSWASSYGTATMEVIKKVLDRFDKAVPKAMKQASLILVTLGKRHNGTTLEPACQYILDKQLAPARSVIQRVQSNIHQNHPTASPGDTATAPGRGPIDLTGLESEVFIRSAEHFTEGKHKHHD from the coding sequence GTGCCGACTAGGCCAGCGAAGCCGCGGGACAAGGCTGCCGTTGAACGTGCCGTGAAAACCGTGTATTCCCTGGTCCTGGGCTACTTCGACAATCAATGCTTCTACAGTCTGGAAGAACTCAATGAAGCGATCAGTAGACGAGTCGATGACATCAACGAGGTCCGGGCCCGTACAGACGGGGTGACACGCAGGGACCTGTTCGACGCAGATGAACGTCCCCTCATGCGTGCGCTTCCCGACGATCGGTTTACTGAAGTGTTGTGGCGTAGCCTGAAAGTCGATCGCTCTTGGCACGTCACGTGCGACTACCAGTACTACTCTGTGCCGTTTACCCTCGTCGGCAAGATGGTACGAGCCCGTCTGACCCAATCAATAGTCAGTATTTTCTACAACGATGAACTTGTTGCCGAGCATCCTCGATTGCACGGGTTTCGCTACCGGTACTCCTCAGACCCCGCTCATAGCCCCGATGGGTCCTCAACCTCGAAGGCCTACACCCGCGATGAACTCCTCTCGTGGGCTTCGTCCTATGGCACCGCAACTATGGAGGTCATTAAGAAGGTACTCGATCGATTCGACAAAGCCGTGCCTAAAGCAATGAAGCAAGCAAGCCTGATTCTCGTAACACTGGGCAAACGTCACAACGGAACCACCCTGGAACCGGCTTGCCAATACATCCTCGACAAACAGCTCGCCCCCGCGCGGTCAGTCATCCAACGTGTGCAGTCCAACATCCACCAGAACCATCCTACCGCATCTCCCGGGGATACAGCCACAGCCCCAGGCCGTGGACCGATCGACCTGACCGGATTGGAATCGGAGGTCTTCATCCGCTCAGCAGAACATTTCACCGAAGGAAAGCACAAGCACCATGACTGA
- a CDS encoding Eco57I restriction-modification methylase domain-containing protein, which yields MMLQHGHNPDVLTCIANLSNDEVFTPPEIANAMLDQLAEAWAADHDGADIWANPNLKFLDPFTKSGIFLREITQRLTEGLASQIPDLQKRVNHILTKQVYGIAITELTAMLARRSVYCSKWASREHSICTAFDDDAGNIWFQRTEHTWTGGTRKFRIDPTSGEEFTVYTNRRCAYCGAGEEDYDRGKERESHAYAFTHTDNIHQNLTEIFGESMQFDVVIGNPPYQLSDGGHGKSAAPIYQDFVAQAKKLEPRYLTMIIPSRWFTGGKGLDNFRHEMLNDKRLRSITDYLNASDLFNGVGLKGGVCFFLWDRDNPGDCTVTTNLKDWATSTQTRPLLEEGADVFIRFNQGVSILRKVQQVEKDNFSSFESLVSSRKPFGLSTTYRGNASRNEGDLTVHQKGGKAFIARGDITTGLNLIDEWKIFVGRAAPGTGNRDTYPHRIISTPFLGAPQEVSSETYLCIAPFASKEAAESALSYLHCRFTRFLILLHKASQDATKRVYRFVPVQTWDRKWTDEILYDKYGISDEEIEFIESIVRPLEAK from the coding sequence ATGATGCTGCAACACGGTCATAACCCAGATGTCCTCACTTGTATTGCAAACCTCTCGAACGATGAGGTTTTCACCCCACCCGAGATCGCAAACGCCATGCTTGACCAACTCGCAGAAGCCTGGGCCGCTGATCATGACGGAGCAGACATCTGGGCTAACCCGAACCTGAAGTTCCTAGACCCGTTCACCAAATCTGGAATCTTCCTGCGCGAAATCACGCAACGGCTCACCGAGGGGCTCGCAAGTCAGATCCCTGACTTGCAGAAACGGGTAAACCACATCCTCACCAAGCAGGTCTACGGGATTGCGATCACCGAACTCACCGCTATGCTGGCGCGTCGCAGTGTCTACTGCTCGAAATGGGCCAGTCGCGAACACTCTATCTGCACCGCCTTTGATGATGACGCAGGGAACATCTGGTTTCAACGCACCGAGCACACTTGGACTGGCGGTACCCGAAAATTCCGGATCGATCCCACATCGGGAGAAGAATTCACCGTCTACACGAATCGACGGTGTGCCTACTGCGGAGCTGGTGAAGAAGACTACGACCGCGGGAAAGAACGCGAATCTCACGCCTATGCCTTCACGCACACCGACAATATCCACCAAAACCTGACAGAAATCTTCGGAGAGTCCATGCAGTTCGACGTTGTAATTGGAAATCCGCCATACCAGCTATCAGACGGCGGTCACGGAAAATCTGCCGCCCCTATATATCAAGACTTCGTTGCCCAAGCAAAGAAACTTGAACCCCGCTACCTTACAATGATTATCCCCTCACGCTGGTTCACCGGAGGCAAAGGGCTGGACAACTTCCGGCACGAAATGCTAAATGACAAGCGCCTACGATCCATTACCGATTATCTAAACGCTTCCGACTTGTTCAACGGGGTGGGATTGAAGGGTGGCGTTTGCTTCTTCTTGTGGGACCGGGACAATCCAGGTGATTGCACGGTCACCACGAATTTGAAGGACTGGGCTACATCGACCCAAACCCGCCCATTGCTCGAAGAAGGCGCTGACGTATTTATTCGTTTCAATCAGGGCGTGTCGATTCTTCGGAAAGTTCAACAGGTAGAAAAGGATAATTTCTCGTCCTTTGAGAGCCTTGTTAGCTCCCGAAAACCATTTGGTTTATCAACTACTTATAGGGGAAACGCTTCGCGCAACGAAGGTGACCTAACAGTTCACCAGAAGGGTGGTAAAGCATTCATCGCCAGGGGCGATATTACGACTGGCCTCAACCTAATCGATGAATGGAAAATCTTTGTAGGCCGAGCCGCCCCGGGGACCGGTAACCGTGACACGTACCCTCACCGCATCATCAGCACCCCCTTCTTGGGAGCGCCCCAAGAAGTGAGCTCTGAGACTTATCTCTGTATTGCACCTTTCGCATCAAAAGAAGCTGCGGAGAGCGCCTTGTCCTATCTTCACTGTCGGTTCACTAGATTTCTGATCTTACTGCATAAGGCTTCTCAAGATGCGACCAAGAGAGTTTACAGATTCGTTCCGGTACAGACCTGGGATCGGAAATGGACGGATGAAATCTTGTACGACAAATACGGTATCTCTGACGAGGAAATTGAGTTTATCGAGTCAATTGTCCGCCCACTGGAAGCCAAGTAG
- a CDS encoding DEAD/DEAH box helicase family protein encodes MPKNLAELLPAKPSSRLRIYAWTPKFPSPEYQGLIKVGQTTKEKVADRIRQSQGQMQQEFTIHADVIAEREDGSIFRDSDVIARLVSKGFDNPRIGSSREWVRCTPSDVLAAITELRTGQEYSGKRYQTFAMRPEQAEAVSRTREYFESIWAEDAEATPRFLWNAKMRFGKTFTSYQLAKVIGAKRVLVVTFKPAVEDAWHEDLASHVDFENWQYRNATTMGNAEPIDNDRPLVYFGSFQDLLGKDKKTGLIKSKNEWVHTVNWDLVIFDEYHFGAWRESAKELFAGEDEMEASKELAAEYRPELDTFGEELEELANDEDEFLPITTRAYLYLSGTPFKALGTGEFIEEQIFNWTYTDEQRAKAQWTTNHPGEWNPYGALPEMRLMTYQMPDDLVAVAHHGEFDEFDLNEFFAATGAGLDARFTHESDVQKWLDLIRGKHAPTQLDSLKAGTRPPFPYADSRLLPYLQHSFWFLPNVAACHAMANLLRARHNTYWHAYEVLVVAGSSAGVGIDALPPVRAAIGDGHGTQTITLSCGKLTTGVTVKQWASILMLRNLSSPETYFQAAFRVQSPWAIKNPDGDDPSREENLKPVAFVFDFAPSRALRQIADYGAGLNPEASNPETAVAELVTFLPVLAYDGANMTQVDASAILDIAMAGTSATLLARKWESAILVNVDNVTLRKIMNSAEAMKAIMNIEGFRALGQEVFETVVNKSEAVSNTKKEKGGSLSKPEKKKLSDDEKEYRNKRKQIQEKLIKFATRIPAFMYLTDCRENTLQDVITKIEPDLFKQVTGLSVSDFHLLINLGVFNSIHMNQAVFSFRRYEDASLSYTGIRSHKDLRTVGLYDTVITLETEGGVQ; translated from the coding sequence ATGCCGAAAAATCTCGCTGAACTGTTGCCGGCTAAGCCGTCATCACGGCTGCGGATCTATGCGTGGACACCGAAGTTCCCTTCACCCGAATATCAAGGGCTGATCAAGGTGGGGCAGACCACTAAGGAGAAGGTCGCCGACCGAATCCGTCAGTCTCAAGGGCAGATGCAACAGGAGTTTACGATTCATGCTGATGTCATTGCTGAACGGGAAGATGGCTCGATATTCCGTGACAGCGACGTCATCGCCCGTCTGGTATCGAAGGGATTCGACAACCCGCGCATTGGCTCCTCGAGAGAGTGGGTACGCTGCACGCCGTCGGACGTGCTCGCGGCGATTACAGAGCTTCGTACTGGGCAGGAGTACTCCGGCAAGCGCTACCAAACCTTTGCGATGCGTCCAGAGCAAGCCGAGGCCGTGTCACGAACGCGCGAGTACTTCGAGTCCATCTGGGCTGAGGACGCGGAGGCCACCCCGAGATTCTTGTGGAATGCCAAGATGCGATTCGGGAAGACCTTCACCTCATACCAGCTTGCCAAGGTAATTGGAGCGAAACGCGTCCTGGTTGTGACCTTCAAGCCCGCTGTCGAAGACGCGTGGCACGAAGACCTCGCCAGCCATGTCGACTTCGAGAACTGGCAATACAGGAATGCCACCACCATGGGCAATGCGGAGCCCATCGACAATGATCGTCCGCTCGTCTATTTCGGTTCTTTCCAGGACCTGCTGGGCAAGGACAAAAAGACGGGTCTCATTAAATCCAAAAACGAGTGGGTACACACCGTCAACTGGGATCTAGTTATCTTCGACGAATATCACTTCGGTGCCTGGCGGGAGTCGGCCAAGGAACTGTTCGCAGGTGAAGACGAGATGGAAGCCTCCAAGGAACTAGCCGCTGAGTACCGTCCTGAACTCGACACCTTCGGGGAGGAGCTAGAGGAGCTCGCCAACGACGAAGACGAGTTTCTTCCCATCACGACCCGTGCGTACCTGTACCTTTCAGGCACACCCTTCAAGGCACTCGGGACGGGTGAGTTCATTGAAGAGCAGATCTTCAACTGGACCTATACAGATGAGCAGCGCGCCAAAGCGCAGTGGACCACCAACCATCCAGGTGAATGGAACCCCTACGGCGCGCTACCCGAAATGCGACTAATGACCTACCAGATGCCCGACGATCTCGTTGCTGTAGCTCACCACGGCGAGTTTGACGAATTTGACCTCAACGAATTCTTCGCTGCCACCGGTGCCGGTTTGGATGCGCGGTTCACACACGAGTCCGATGTTCAGAAGTGGTTGGATCTGATCCGCGGGAAGCACGCTCCCACACAACTCGACTCACTCAAGGCTGGCACGCGACCGCCATTTCCCTACGCAGACTCACGATTGCTGCCATATTTGCAACACTCCTTTTGGTTTCTACCCAACGTGGCCGCCTGTCACGCAATGGCAAATCTGCTACGAGCCCGGCACAACACCTACTGGCATGCCTACGAGGTGCTAGTCGTTGCCGGGAGCAGCGCCGGGGTAGGCATCGACGCGCTCCCACCTGTGCGCGCGGCAATCGGGGACGGTCATGGAACCCAGACCATTACGCTCTCCTGCGGTAAGCTCACCACCGGGGTCACCGTCAAGCAGTGGGCGTCCATCCTCATGCTACGCAACCTCAGCAGTCCAGAGACTTACTTCCAAGCGGCGTTTCGGGTGCAGTCACCGTGGGCGATCAAAAACCCCGACGGCGATGACCCGAGCCGGGAAGAGAACCTCAAACCCGTCGCATTTGTATTCGACTTTGCCCCCTCACGTGCGCTGCGTCAGATCGCCGACTACGGTGCCGGACTGAACCCTGAAGCCTCGAACCCTGAGACAGCGGTTGCCGAACTTGTGACCTTCCTGCCCGTCCTAGCTTACGACGGTGCCAACATGACCCAAGTTGACGCCAGTGCGATCCTCGACATCGCGATGGCCGGCACCTCTGCCACTCTGCTCGCCCGCAAATGGGAGTCCGCAATCTTGGTCAACGTGGATAACGTAACGTTGCGCAAGATTATGAACAGCGCCGAAGCGATGAAAGCCATCATGAACATCGAAGGATTCCGTGCGCTCGGCCAGGAAGTCTTCGAAACCGTTGTGAATAAGTCCGAGGCAGTGTCGAATACCAAGAAGGAGAAAGGCGGGAGCCTCAGCAAGCCCGAAAAGAAGAAGCTAAGTGACGATGAGAAAGAGTACAGGAATAAGCGGAAACAGATCCAAGAGAAGCTCATCAAGTTCGCCACCCGTATTCCTGCGTTCATGTACCTCACCGACTGCCGCGAGAACACCCTCCAAGACGTAATCACCAAGATCGAGCCTGATCTGTTCAAGCAGGTCACAGGCCTTAGCGTCAGCGACTTTCACCTTCTCATCAACCTCGGCGTCTTCAACTCGATCCACATGAACCAAGCTGTCTTCTCCTTCCGTCGTTACGAAGACGCCTCACTGTCTTACACCGGTATCCGAAGCCACAAGGACCTGCGCACCGTCGGCCTCTACGACACCGTCATTACCCTAGAAACGGAAGGTGGGGTTCAATGA